A window from Candidatus Methylomirabilota bacterium encodes these proteins:
- a CDS encoding LLM class flavin-dependent oxidoreductase — protein MTEPVRVHLRVPGTAPVPELTALIQSIEAAGFDGVGILDSQVLCRDTFVTLGQAAGRTSRLALFPAVTNPFTRHASVLAGAIQTVEELAPNRVKFVIGTGYTSASTIGRKPATLAEMRACISSVRALLAGETVDFGGTPARLAFASGRRIPVLMAASGPKAIEVAGEIADGVLLLVGFNRGIVATALASLERGARRAGRRLEDLEIVWAVRTGTASTVEAARRAARPIAVHWGILRWGGRWLEPAGLRLPKLEIPDAVWKIYPDLSHAHDWEAAIEATSFVPDEVVAQLCEALGLIGTPEDCAGRIAEMTKLGVRNLYLMPFQTFAAPTPEIRAFRDVVFPRLHAAGLR, from the coding sequence ATGACCGAGCCGGTGCGTGTGCACCTGCGGGTTCCGGGCACGGCGCCGGTGCCCGAGCTCACGGCGCTCATCCAGAGCATCGAAGCCGCCGGCTTCGATGGCGTCGGGATCCTCGACAGCCAGGTGCTGTGCCGCGACACGTTCGTCACCCTCGGCCAGGCCGCCGGCCGGACCTCCCGGCTGGCGCTCTTTCCGGCGGTCACCAATCCCTTCACGCGCCACGCGTCGGTGCTCGCGGGGGCGATCCAGACGGTCGAGGAGCTCGCGCCCAACCGCGTGAAGTTCGTGATCGGCACCGGCTACACGTCCGCGAGCACGATCGGGCGCAAGCCCGCCACGCTCGCCGAGATGCGCGCCTGCATCTCGTCGGTGCGAGCGCTGCTCGCCGGCGAGACCGTCGACTTCGGCGGCACGCCCGCGAGGCTCGCCTTCGCCTCGGGGCGGCGCATCCCGGTGCTGATGGCGGCGTCGGGCCCGAAGGCGATCGAGGTCGCCGGGGAGATCGCCGACGGCGTGCTGCTCCTCGTGGGCTTCAACCGGGGCATCGTGGCGACGGCCCTCGCGTCCCTCGAGCGCGGGGCGCGGCGCGCCGGGCGCCGGCTCGAGGACCTCGAGATCGTCTGGGCGGTGCGGACGGGGACGGCGAGCACCGTCGAGGCGGCGCGTCGAGCGGCGCGGCCGATCGCCGTCCACTGGGGAATCCTCCGCTGGGGCGGCCGCTGGCTCGAGCCCGCCGGGCTCCGCCTCCCGAAGCTCGAAATTCCCGACGCGGTATGGAAGATCTATCCCGATCTCTCGCACGCGCACGACTGGGAGGCGGCCATCGAGGCGACGTCCTTCGTGCCGGACGAGGTCGTCGCCCAGCTCTGCGAGGCGCTGGGGCTCATCGGGACGCCCGAGGATTGCGCCGGACGGATCGCGGAGATGACCAAGCTCGGCGTGCGGAACCTCTACCTCATGCCGTTCCAGACGTTCGCGGCGCCGACGCCGGAGATCCGCGCCTTCCGCGACGTCGTGTTCCCGCGCCTCCACGCGGCGGGGCTGCGCTAG